From a region of the Bermanella marisrubri genome:
- a CDS encoding NADase-type glycan-binding domain-containing protein yields the protein MRIVLIIVCLLVSHNSVSNFGGYISNDISESGNIVLKKTTAPISLDKERLFFDVGQRVKVKGHFWLTNNDDVPHNVTIAFPQDTRWKADWDSDADRYVAQDYKVFRPNLEINDVAETFNGFKYSKGAYDLNLVNRKTAAKWVEEHVALNEANPVYTATVWLTKSISFGANETKKVSIYYDFPWFYKDETWSFGLRYSNQRVFEYITTTANTWFGGKVKDFEAVATLPKDVASRIELNPAGWKLDETGRAVLNKQNWSPSSEDNIAFSWRSDLAMHSKNGDNDCLDSKYYRDYHWRFGFDGSRRTAWCSNRKMLECKTFSIVPFNDDGEYDPQEISHAKSIDGEPVMVKGLKIINGYGKNDNVFANNARVRNIEFYMDDRIDREQDVKWKQAFRLKDTDQPQVVMFEEPIDIRKGLDFNIIDVYKGKRFEDICISEIQLIQ from the coding sequence GTGCGTATAGTACTCATAATTGTCTGTTTGCTAGTGTCCCATAACTCAGTATCCAATTTTGGGGGCTATATTAGCAATGATATTAGTGAATCCGGGAACATTGTCCTTAAGAAAACGACCGCTCCGATCTCTTTAGATAAAGAACGGTTATTCTTTGATGTTGGGCAACGAGTAAAAGTGAAAGGACATTTCTGGCTGACCAATAACGACGATGTTCCCCACAATGTGACGATTGCATTCCCCCAAGATACGAGATGGAAGGCAGATTGGGATTCTGATGCTGATCGGTACGTTGCGCAAGATTACAAAGTTTTTAGACCTAATCTGGAAATAAATGATGTGGCAGAAACGTTTAATGGGTTTAAATATTCTAAAGGCGCTTACGATCTTAACCTAGTAAACAGAAAAACGGCGGCTAAGTGGGTGGAAGAGCATGTTGCTTTGAATGAAGCAAACCCGGTTTATACCGCTACGGTTTGGCTAACTAAATCCATTTCCTTTGGCGCAAATGAGACCAAGAAAGTCTCTATCTACTATGACTTTCCTTGGTTTTATAAGGATGAAACTTGGTCATTTGGTCTTAGATATAGCAATCAAAGGGTTTTTGAATATATAACCACAACAGCAAACACGTGGTTTGGTGGAAAGGTAAAAGATTTTGAAGCAGTCGCTACCTTGCCAAAGGATGTTGCTTCTCGCATTGAATTAAATCCTGCTGGATGGAAGTTGGATGAAACGGGTCGAGCTGTCTTAAATAAGCAGAATTGGTCTCCTAGTAGTGAGGATAACATTGCATTCTCTTGGAGAAGTGATTTAGCCATGCATTCGAAAAACGGTGACAATGACTGTTTAGATTCAAAATACTACCGTGACTATCATTGGCGGTTTGGTTTTGATGGCAGCAGAAGAACAGCATGGTGTAGTAATAGAAAAATGTTGGAGTGCAAAACCTTTTCAATCGTGCCGTTTAATGATGATGGTGAATATGATCCTCAAGAAATCAGTCACGCGAAAAGTATTGATGGGGAACCAGTTATGGTTAAGGGATTAAAGATCATTAATGGTTACGGAAAAAACGACAATGTGTTTGCCAACAACGCTCGGGTACGAAATATCGAGTTCTATATGGACGACCGGATAGATAGAGAGCAGGATGTGAAATGGAAGCAAGCCTTCAGATTGAAAGATACAGATCAGCCTCAAGTAGTGATGTTTGAAGAGCCGATTGATATAAGGAAGGGCTTGGATTTCAACATTATTGATGTCTATAAAGGGAAGCGGTTCGAGGATATATGTATTTCAGAAATTCAGCTTATCCAATAG
- a CDS encoding FG-GAP repeat domain-containing protein — protein MKRPLHSILLCLIFLFSIQAQAAYWPCTDTVKYRIDNYHPSIFPSVQQAIIAQALNKWAPYFRVNFQQVSSGPARLVFRWDTSGFYGSAGQMTQLVRGDDINDSNPGLIKLNLTKSWSISSGSTPYHHLESVLLFGIGQAMGLPTRTFPGPVMYYNYQGVNNVLTLNDIHWSQYLQAKLAKCNPYWEYDQGNDGQHFTQTNANSTSLNNWSISNTDVYLSGNFTNDFGQELLMIKPGVQAVLANRYISSGLNQWTEIYTQNYPFGSHWWGNAQDQHVAGDFNGDGFDEILLANPNGQYKTFQYTNGYWQQIQAAVNGDIDNGDRLLSGDFNGDGVDELMQIKPSQGKHATMRYNSQTQNWDIINQGQSGSIYWWTLSPSDQYLTGDFNGDGRDELLALNPNGWHHTMYWTGSQWAYLEGDGSGTIAWWQISSSDKYAVVDVQNDGYDELVAINSNNGWSHTIKYQNGQWQFMSGNDGDSAIGYWDISANDLIVPNVPRDGELMILNSSGWWKIVGY, from the coding sequence ATGAAACGACCACTACACTCCATTTTATTATGTCTGATATTTCTGTTTTCGATACAGGCACAAGCAGCGTATTGGCCTTGTACCGATACAGTAAAATATCGCATCGATAACTATCACCCTTCCATTTTCCCTTCTGTACAACAAGCCATCATCGCGCAAGCTCTCAACAAATGGGCACCGTATTTTCGCGTTAACTTCCAGCAAGTATCCTCTGGTCCAGCACGCTTGGTTTTTCGCTGGGATACCTCAGGGTTTTATGGTTCAGCGGGACAAATGACTCAGTTGGTCAGAGGGGATGACATTAACGACAGTAACCCAGGGTTAATAAAACTAAACCTAACCAAATCCTGGAGCATTAGTTCTGGTTCCACCCCTTATCATCACTTAGAAAGTGTACTCTTATTTGGAATTGGCCAAGCCATGGGCTTGCCAACACGTACCTTTCCTGGCCCTGTGATGTATTACAATTACCAAGGTGTGAATAACGTACTCACGCTTAACGATATCCATTGGTCTCAATACCTTCAGGCGAAATTAGCTAAGTGCAACCCTTACTGGGAATATGATCAAGGTAATGACGGTCAACACTTTACTCAAACCAACGCAAACTCAACATCGCTAAACAATTGGAGCATCAGCAATACTGATGTATACCTTTCAGGAAACTTCACAAACGATTTTGGCCAAGAGCTATTAATGATCAAACCTGGCGTACAAGCTGTTTTGGCAAACCGTTATATCAGCTCAGGATTAAACCAATGGACCGAGATCTATACGCAGAATTATCCGTTTGGCAGTCACTGGTGGGGGAATGCTCAAGACCAACACGTAGCAGGGGATTTTAATGGCGATGGTTTTGACGAAATATTATTAGCCAATCCAAACGGGCAATACAAAACCTTTCAATATACCAATGGCTATTGGCAACAAATTCAAGCAGCCGTAAACGGCGACATTGATAATGGAGATCGTCTGTTAAGTGGCGACTTTAATGGCGACGGTGTCGATGAGCTGATGCAAATCAAACCCAGTCAGGGCAAACATGCCACCATGCGTTACAACTCACAAACACAAAACTGGGACATCATTAATCAAGGACAATCAGGTTCGATTTATTGGTGGACTCTCAGCCCAAGCGATCAATATCTCACAGGTGACTTCAATGGCGACGGCCGTGATGAATTACTGGCATTGAATCCAAATGGTTGGCATCACACCATGTATTGGACTGGATCCCAATGGGCCTATTTAGAAGGCGATGGATCAGGCACCATTGCATGGTGGCAAATTTCTTCGAGTGACAAGTATGCGGTTGTGGATGTACAAAACGATGGCTACGATGAGCTGGTGGCGATCAATTCAAATAACGGTTGGTCACACACAATAAAATACCAAAACGGTCAATGGCAATTCATGTCAGGTAATGATGGCGATAGCGCTATTGGCTATTGGGATATTTCAGCTAATGATTTGATTGTGCCAAACGTTCCTAGAGATGGAGAACTCATGATACTGAACTCATCCGGTTGGTGGAAAATTGTTGGGTATTAA
- a CDS encoding type II toxin-antitoxin system RelE/ParE family toxin gives MAKAKSVLQTPTFKKAVKKLKPNQKKDLDAAVRELIEEPTLGNQKKGDLAFLRVYKFKMNKQLTLLGYSFDDGALVLELLTLGTHENFYRDIKRQK, from the coding sequence TTGGCTAAGGCAAAAAGCGTTTTACAAACACCGACATTTAAGAAAGCGGTGAAAAAGCTAAAGCCCAATCAAAAGAAAGACCTAGATGCGGCGGTCAGAGAATTAATCGAAGAGCCAACGCTTGGTAATCAAAAGAAAGGTGACTTGGCTTTTCTGCGAGTTTATAAATTTAAAATGAACAAACAACTCACCTTACTGGGCTATAGCTTTGATGACGGCGCGCTTGTGCTTGAGCTATTAACACTTGGTACCCATGAAAACTTTTATCGGGATATTAAACGGCAGAAGTAA
- a CDS encoding TA system antitoxin ParD family protein — MATTSIRLDQELIEKATIMAKALNRTPPKQIEHWAKIGEMMEDNPDLPYEFVRQAIIAQAERDAGKLEDYDFG; from the coding sequence ATGGCTACTACCAGCATTCGACTAGACCAAGAACTTATCGAAAAAGCTACGATTATGGCAAAAGCCCTAAACCGGACACCACCCAAGCAAATCGAGCATTGGGCAAAAATTGGCGAAATGATGGAAGACAACCCGGATTTACCCTACGAGTTTGTTCGCCAAGCGATTATTGCACAAGCAGAGCGTGATGCAGGAAAGCTAGAGGACTACGATTTTGGCTAA
- a CDS encoding FMN-dependent NADH-azoreductase has product MKLLQINSGIFTENSQSTQLADKFAQQWLAQNPGSERIVRDLIADPVPHLDANIITAFATEADQRTAEQTQVHENSMALIEELKSADAIVMGVPMYNFAVPSQLKAYFDHIARAGITFSYTENGPQGLLADKPVYVLAARGGIHKDQPTDTQTGFIKTILGFIGLKNVEIIYAEGLNMGDEAKAKGLDEAKQQMESLFV; this is encoded by the coding sequence ATGAAACTTCTACAAATCAACAGCGGTATCTTCACCGAAAACAGCCAATCAACTCAGCTTGCAGACAAGTTCGCACAGCAGTGGTTGGCTCAGAATCCAGGCAGTGAGCGCATTGTACGTGACCTAATTGCTGATCCTGTGCCGCACTTGGATGCCAACATCATCACGGCGTTTGCTACAGAAGCGGATCAGCGCACAGCAGAGCAAACCCAAGTACATGAAAACAGCATGGCTTTAATTGAAGAGCTAAAGAGCGCAGATGCTATCGTGATGGGCGTACCCATGTATAACTTTGCGGTGCCATCTCAGCTTAAAGCGTACTTCGATCACATTGCCCGTGCGGGTATCACCTTCAGCTATACCGAGAATGGCCCGCAAGGTTTGCTAGCTGATAAACCAGTTTATGTTTTAGCCGCCCGTGGTGGTATTCATAAAGACCAACCAACGGATACACAAACGGGTTTCATTAAAACGATTCTTGGTTTTATTGGCCTTAAGAATGTAGAGATCATCTATGCAGAAGGCCTTAACATGGGTGATGAAGCCAAAGCGAAAGGTTTGGATGAAGCTAAGCAGCAAATGGAATCACTATTTGTTTAA
- a CDS encoding MBL fold metallo-hydrolase, translated as MALEYRIVPVTPFQQNCSIIWCSETKEAAVVDPGGDLHLIEQAVDDLGVQVKQVLLTHCHIDHAGMTQDVSEKHQVPIVGPQKEEQFWIDMLPQQAAMFNFPQAKSFSPDRWLEEGDEVKVGNETLSVLHCPGHTPGHVVFYNANSQLAIVGDVLFMGGIGRTDFPMGDHQTLINAIQQKLFALPEETQFIPGHGPMSTIGHEKRSNPFVKMYG; from the coding sequence ATGGCTTTAGAATATCGCATTGTTCCTGTTACTCCCTTCCAGCAAAACTGCAGCATTATTTGGTGCAGTGAAACCAAAGAAGCCGCCGTGGTGGACCCAGGCGGTGACTTGCACTTAATCGAGCAAGCCGTTGACGATTTAGGTGTGCAAGTAAAGCAAGTTCTGTTAACCCATTGCCATATTGACCATGCGGGTATGACACAAGATGTGTCAGAAAAGCACCAGGTGCCTATCGTGGGTCCGCAAAAGGAAGAGCAGTTTTGGATTGATATGTTGCCGCAGCAGGCGGCTATGTTTAATTTTCCGCAAGCAAAAAGCTTTAGCCCAGACCGCTGGCTAGAAGAGGGTGATGAAGTCAAAGTCGGCAATGAAACCTTAAGCGTTTTGCATTGCCCTGGTCATACGCCGGGACACGTGGTTTTCTACAATGCAAACTCGCAGCTCGCTATTGTGGGTGATGTTTTGTTCATGGGTGGCATAGGTCGTACGGACTTCCCTATGGGCGATCATCAAACCTTAATCAACGCTATTCAGCAAAAGCTTTTTGCTTTGCCAGAAGAAACGCAGTTTATTCCGGGTCATGGCCCTATGAGTACTATTGGTCATGAAAAACGCAGCAATCCCTTTGTCAAAATGTACGGGTGA
- a CDS encoding O-methyltransferase has protein sequence MSNQTLSMTSDLYQYLLDTSLREPELLKQLREETAKDEMARMQIAPEQGQFMSLLVKLMNARKIIEVGTFTGYSSIIMAMNMQRPAQMVCCDMDEKWTNMAKDYWQKAGVDDICDLRLAPANDTLDELLKSGEQGSYDLAFIDADKANYDDYFEKCLRLLRPGGLILVDNTLWGGSVIDHQKNDEDTLAIRAFNKKRQQDNRIQLSHLPIADGLTLCVKV, from the coding sequence ATGTCGAATCAAACGCTCTCAATGACGTCAGATTTGTATCAATATTTGCTCGATACCAGTTTGCGTGAACCGGAGTTGCTCAAGCAGCTACGCGAAGAAACCGCTAAAGATGAAATGGCGCGCATGCAGATCGCCCCAGAGCAGGGCCAATTTATGAGTTTGTTAGTCAAGCTCATGAATGCACGTAAAATCATCGAAGTAGGCACGTTCACCGGTTATAGCTCGATTATCATGGCCATGAATATGCAGCGTCCTGCGCAAATGGTGTGCTGTGATATGGATGAAAAATGGACCAACATGGCAAAGGATTATTGGCAGAAAGCCGGTGTAGATGACATTTGTGATTTACGTTTGGCACCCGCTAACGACACATTGGATGAGCTGCTAAAAAGCGGCGAGCAGGGCAGTTATGATTTGGCGTTTATTGATGCGGATAAAGCCAATTATGATGATTATTTTGAGAAATGTTTGCGCTTACTACGCCCAGGGGGCTTGATACTCGTAGACAATACTCTGTGGGGTGGCAGTGTGATTGATCATCAGAAAAACGATGAGGATACTTTGGCCATTCGTGCGTTCAATAAAAAACGTCAGCAGGACAACCGCATTCAGTTAAGCCATTTGCCCATCGCAGATGGATTAACCTTGTGTGTGAAAGTTTAA
- a CDS encoding TetR/AcrR family transcriptional regulator, whose product MNDVKKISSSCRIFGKKQNYHHGDLAFSLMQAALQRIAKEGVDKLSLRAVARDLGVSQTAPYRHFKDKQALLVALAKQGFEELTQTTLQATQYGQKDSLKTLMAIGMAYVNFARRHPEQYKLMFGPSISNRAEQLEMMEAGNQSFNVILNATEKAVEEGVLIDDDYQLLARSCWSKVHGMAMLCIDGFYKKRSEKDLQNLFMKMQWINLRGISKHPLSINPPEEWVALTEQYLKLASA is encoded by the coding sequence ATGAATGACGTAAAGAAGATCTCTTCCAGCTGCCGAATATTTGGCAAAAAACAAAATTACCATCATGGTGATCTCGCCTTCTCCCTCATGCAAGCGGCATTACAACGCATTGCAAAAGAAGGCGTCGATAAGCTGAGCTTGCGCGCTGTAGCGCGTGACTTGGGTGTTTCGCAAACCGCTCCCTATCGTCACTTCAAAGATAAGCAAGCATTGTTAGTTGCATTGGCCAAGCAAGGCTTTGAGGAATTAACACAGACCACACTACAAGCAACGCAATACGGACAAAAAGACAGCTTAAAAACCTTAATGGCTATTGGCATGGCCTATGTGAACTTTGCCCGACGCCATCCTGAGCAATATAAACTCATGTTCGGCCCTTCGATTTCAAACCGCGCCGAACAATTAGAAATGATGGAAGCCGGGAATCAATCATTTAACGTCATTTTGAATGCAACTGAAAAAGCCGTGGAAGAAGGTGTACTCATAGATGATGATTATCAGCTATTAGCAAGAAGCTGCTGGTCAAAAGTGCACGGCATGGCCATGCTTTGTATCGACGGCTTTTACAAAAAACGCAGTGAAAAGGATCTTCAAAATCTTTTTATGAAAATGCAGTGGATTAACTTACGAGGGATCAGTAAACACCCCCTCTCCATTAACCCACCTGAAGAGTGGGTCGCACTCACCGAGCAGTATTTGAAATTGGCGAGTGCCTAA
- a CDS encoding efflux RND transporter periplasmic adaptor subunit produces MNMQSSIYTVIFSLLSGVSAASLSDENSEQATTLAVKAEQTVSQEASTNDPSVPTLGTPVLIKPVEYVATAKAIYGSGVVRPVSEQTLAFKVPGYVEKVRVKAGQSVKRGQVLASLTLEEMDAQVSKAQSVLADAQRQRDRINSLRKDSLASDEQVRQAETQVSVAQADLRLANFNRRHAQIKAPADGRILQRSLEVNEYINPGVAAFVFADDKKGWMLKLNVTDRDRMRLSLNDSAEIRLDAYPSQRFEGRVREMAGRADVRTQTFEVQLQILTDKPLYSGLIAHAVITPSQNEALVKIPLESLISASGMDAKVYVVKDQKPVLKNIQLAYLQGDYGFVRSGLDKGDLLVVKGGSFINPGDALAIKQIEQTQSFLVKE; encoded by the coding sequence ATGAATATGCAATCTTCAATTTATACCGTTATCTTTTCTTTGTTATCTGGTGTTTCCGCGGCCAGCTTAAGTGATGAGAATTCTGAGCAGGCGACAACTCTGGCGGTTAAGGCCGAACAAACTGTGTCGCAAGAGGCAAGCACCAATGATCCATCAGTGCCAACGTTGGGCACTCCGGTATTGATTAAGCCGGTCGAATATGTGGCGACTGCAAAAGCCATATACGGTAGTGGTGTTGTGAGGCCGGTATCTGAACAAACGCTTGCGTTTAAAGTGCCTGGTTATGTTGAAAAGGTACGCGTAAAAGCAGGGCAGTCAGTGAAAAGAGGTCAAGTACTAGCATCGCTGACCTTGGAAGAGATGGATGCGCAAGTGAGCAAGGCGCAAAGTGTGTTAGCCGATGCCCAGCGCCAACGAGATCGCATTAACTCTTTACGTAAGGATAGCCTTGCTTCGGATGAACAAGTTCGCCAAGCGGAGACGCAAGTTTCTGTCGCACAAGCGGATTTACGTTTAGCTAACTTTAATCGTCGGCATGCTCAAATCAAAGCTCCAGCCGATGGTCGAATTTTGCAACGAAGCCTAGAGGTCAATGAATACATTAACCCAGGCGTTGCCGCTTTTGTATTTGCAGATGACAAAAAGGGTTGGATGTTAAAACTGAATGTCACTGATCGTGACCGTATGCGTTTATCGCTGAATGATTCAGCCGAAATTCGTTTAGACGCTTACCCTAGCCAACGCTTTGAAGGGCGTGTTCGCGAAATGGCTGGCCGTGCAGATGTGCGTACACAAACCTTTGAAGTTCAGTTACAGATTCTTACCGATAAACCCTTGTACAGTGGTTTGATTGCCCATGCTGTGATTACCCCAAGTCAGAATGAGGCCTTAGTGAAAATACCGCTAGAGTCACTTATTTCAGCTTCGGGCATGGATGCAAAAGTCTACGTTGTAAAAGATCAAAAGCCCGTGTTGAAGAATATTCAGCTTGCGTACCTACAAGGTGATTACGGCTTTGTGCGCAGTGGTTTAGATAAAGGTGACTTGCTCGTGGTGAAAGGCGGTTCGTTTATTAATCCTGGTGATGCTTTAGCGATTAAACAGATCGAGCAAACCCAATCTTTTTTAGTGAAAGAGTGA
- a CDS encoding efflux RND transporter permease subunit has product MKVSQFFLRNHQFTWLLAIIFVLLGVVAYLTMPRAEDPQFDFPAVSVLVVNPGTTPKDMESLVVDPIEESINELEDIKFIKTNIEDGLARMQVEFLYGSDPDEKYDDVVTAINNVRDELPSSIAKLETKKISPSEVGILQYALSSRSSDYVELRRYGERLENALERLGGVKRVDLDAMADLEVQVSVNPGTMHALGLSLSQVKQAVESASYNIPGGHVHAGDRRFSVLTSGDFSSVEQLERVLIASVNGKNIYLDNIASIQLTDGLPSYRGYYQGETAVFLNVIQRQGTNIFNVVESIKGYVAEYETTLPNDLTLSLVNDQSTSVETRVNGFFSNLIQGLVLVAAACLWVLGRGPSVVVVLAIPISIFIAIGWLDFTGYALQQMSIVGLVIALGLLVDNAIVVVENILRLKRDGYSAQQASALGSDQVSMAIASGTLTTILSFVPMLLMQNGSGTFIRSMPVTVVLTLLASLLVALTLTPLIMKKVLSKQGDLNSVKTTKASDFLDGVAKGMYATKLKTALARPKTVIGIAIATFVFALMLFPFIGVSLFPKAEKPMILVNIELPEGASFYQTEQAAFDIEDQLAGYALIEDVVVNVGRGNPRIYYNVSPDRQTPNFAQLFVHLSKADLSEVEPFVEQLRKDLNRTAGVRVFVKEFHQGPPSEAPISIRVVGHDWQSVRQGAAQVESIMRNTQGTVNVDNPIGKEKLDLKLNINRDKAAMLGISLSQLDQDIRAALVGSYMGIYKDEQGDEYDIVLRSSESDRPLLSVFEQLKVTSGSGALVPLKQIANLQMQSGMARFQHHNTRRMARVTSDVKSGFNTAALTQEVLQQVGELNLPSGVSISVGGEQENREESFGGMAKALIIALLGIFAVLVIQFRSFMQPLIVFTAIPFAATGAFFALFLTGYTFSFTAFVGLTSLVGIVVNNAIILVDYANQEQANGANIHDAILKSAQTRMTPILLTTLTTIGGLLPLTLSGSSMWSPMGWAIIGGLVVSTLLTLFVVPVLYTLFTPKNKQVKDEADAKPISA; this is encoded by the coding sequence ATGAAAGTATCTCAATTCTTTTTACGTAATCATCAATTTACTTGGTTGCTCGCTATTATTTTTGTTTTGCTCGGTGTGGTTGCTTATTTAACGATGCCAAGGGCAGAAGACCCTCAATTTGATTTTCCTGCTGTATCTGTTTTGGTGGTGAATCCAGGAACGACACCTAAAGATATGGAATCCTTGGTGGTTGATCCTATTGAAGAATCTATTAATGAATTAGAAGACATCAAGTTTATCAAAACCAATATCGAAGATGGTTTGGCGCGTATGCAGGTAGAGTTTTTATATGGCTCCGATCCTGATGAAAAATACGATGATGTCGTCACCGCCATTAATAATGTGCGTGATGAATTACCTTCCAGTATTGCAAAACTAGAAACCAAAAAGATTTCACCCAGCGAAGTAGGCATTTTGCAATATGCACTAAGCAGTCGCTCTAGCGATTATGTGGAACTGCGTCGCTATGGTGAGCGTTTAGAAAATGCCTTAGAGCGTTTAGGCGGCGTTAAACGAGTGGATCTAGATGCCATGGCGGACTTGGAAGTTCAGGTATCGGTGAATCCGGGCACCATGCACGCGTTGGGTTTGAGTTTATCTCAAGTGAAGCAAGCAGTGGAGTCCGCTTCCTATAATATTCCTGGTGGTCATGTGCATGCCGGTGATAGACGCTTTAGCGTGCTCACAAGCGGTGATTTTTCCAGTGTGGAGCAACTAGAGCGCGTATTAATTGCATCGGTAAATGGCAAAAACATTTATTTAGACAATATCGCCAGTATTCAGTTAACCGATGGGCTGCCTAGTTATCGTGGTTATTATCAAGGTGAAACTGCGGTCTTTCTTAATGTGATTCAACGCCAGGGGACGAATATCTTTAACGTGGTTGAGTCGATCAAAGGTTATGTTGCCGAATACGAAACCACGCTGCCCAATGATTTAACACTTTCATTAGTAAACGATCAAAGTACCAGTGTTGAAACCCGAGTGAATGGTTTTTTCAGTAACCTGATTCAAGGTTTGGTTTTGGTGGCAGCGGCTTGTCTTTGGGTATTAGGTCGTGGACCCAGCGTCGTGGTGGTATTGGCTATTCCCATCTCCATTTTCATTGCCATTGGCTGGTTGGATTTTACGGGCTATGCGCTTCAGCAAATGTCCATCGTGGGTTTGGTTATCGCCCTTGGTTTGCTGGTGGATAATGCCATTGTGGTGGTGGAAAATATTCTGCGCTTAAAACGTGATGGCTATAGTGCACAACAAGCCTCAGCACTGGGCAGTGATCAAGTCTCCATGGCTATTGCCAGTGGTACGCTTACAACGATCCTGTCTTTTGTGCCTATGTTATTGATGCAAAATGGTTCGGGTACCTTTATTCGATCCATGCCTGTGACCGTAGTTTTGACGTTACTGGCTTCGCTATTGGTGGCTTTGACTTTAACGCCATTGATTATGAAAAAAGTCTTAAGCAAGCAAGGTGATCTAAACAGCGTAAAAACTACCAAAGCCAGCGACTTTCTTGATGGTGTCGCCAAAGGCATGTATGCCACAAAATTGAAAACCGCATTGGCTCGTCCTAAAACAGTGATTGGTATTGCGATTGCGACCTTTGTGTTTGCTCTAATGCTCTTTCCGTTCATTGGTGTCAGTTTATTCCCGAAAGCCGAGAAGCCTATGATTCTCGTCAATATCGAATTACCTGAGGGAGCGAGTTTCTATCAAACCGAACAAGCAGCGTTTGATATTGAAGATCAATTGGCTGGCTATGCGCTGATTGAAGATGTGGTGGTGAATGTGGGGCGTGGTAATCCTCGGATTTATTATAATGTATCGCCTGACCGTCAAACGCCGAACTTTGCACAGTTATTTGTGCATTTAAGCAAGGCTGACTTATCTGAAGTCGAACCCTTTGTAGAGCAGCTAAGGAAAGACTTGAATCGCACAGCGGGCGTCCGTGTCTTTGTTAAAGAATTTCATCAAGGCCCACCATCGGAAGCGCCCATCAGTATTCGCGTCGTCGGGCACGATTGGCAAAGTGTTCGTCAAGGCGCGGCTCAAGTTGAATCCATCATGCGCAATACGCAAGGTACGGTGAACGTCGATAATCCCATTGGCAAAGAAAAGCTGGATCTAAAACTCAATATCAATCGCGACAAAGCCGCCATGTTGGGGATTTCCTTGAGTCAGCTAGACCAAGATATTCGAGCCGCGCTAGTGGGCAGTTATATGGGTATCTATAAAGATGAGCAGGGCGATGAATACGATATTGTTTTGCGCTCATCAGAAAGTGATCGACCTTTATTATCGGTGTTTGAACAATTAAAAGTCACCAGTGGCTCGGGTGCGTTGGTGCCGTTAAAACAAATCGCGAATCTGCAAATGCAAAGTGGTATGGCGCGTTTTCAGCATCATAATACTCGCCGCATGGCGCGGGTTACATCCGATGTGAAAAGTGGATTCAATACAGCCGCATTGACGCAAGAAGTGTTGCAGCAAGTGGGTGAATTAAATCTGCCATCGGGCGTATCTATCAGTGTGGGTGGTGAGCAAGAAAACCGTGAAGAAAGCTTTGGCGGTATGGCAAAAGCTTTGATCATTGCGCTATTGGGTATCTTTGCGGTGTTAGTCATTCAGTTCCGTTCATTTATGCAGCCGCTGATTGTATTTACGGCGATTCCTTTCGCAGCGACGGGGGCATTCTTTGCGTTGTTTTTAACGGGCTATACATTCTCGTTTACCGCGTTTGTTGGTTTAACATCGCTGGTGGGGATTGTCGTGAATAACGCCATTATATTGGTGGATTATGCGAACCAAGAGCAAGCCAACGGCGCCAATATTCATGATGCGATTTTAAAAAGTGCGCAAACCCGTATGACGCCGATTCTTTTAACCACGCTAACCACTATTGGTGGTCTGTTACCGTTAACTCTGAGTGGTTCGAGTATGTGGTCACCTATGGGCTGGGCGATTATTGGCGGCCTTGTGGTTTCCACCTTGCTTACTCTATTTGTCGTTCCCGTTCTTTACACCTTGTTTACGCCAAAAAATAAGCAGGTGAAAGATGAGGCAGACGCTAAGCCGATTTCTGCTTAA